A stretch of Mastacembelus armatus chromosome 1, fMasArm1.2, whole genome shotgun sequence DNA encodes these proteins:
- the ccdc86 gene encoding coiled-coil domain-containing protein 86, which translates to MSKRRKTTTEEKTGSEAGHGEEEVQDPQPETGRTRSGRKVRTPAALLDSEVPVWTPRRRTKRSVLKELPVVEEKNTEDTERKTESPDEEKSNMSAEPEPCAVSDPAQQPSEAATVAAAAAAAAAAAADTDTGSSQLSGPAPAETAPTSSEVLPQKKDRMAPSGKQNPVIPLGKPKSGRVWKDRSKQRFSALVIDKPLRSSWEKKMQAKREKDLVKQYSLQLKEEKARQKEEKRKRREENLKRRAENERKAEIVQVIRNTAKIKRMKKKQLRKIEKRDTLALLQKSQTQNVKAKGQKNSKV; encoded by the exons ATGTCGAAGAGACGGAAAACTACGACAGAAGAAAAGACTGGTTCTGAAGCGGGACacggggaggaggaggtccaggATCCGCAGCCAGAGACCGGACGTACGCGCAGCGGCCGTAAGGTGCGCACTCCTGCCGCACTGCTGGACTCTGAAGTCCCGGTGTGGACTCCGAGGCGGAGGACCAAAAGGTCCGTTCTCAAGGAGCTCCCTGTGgtggaagagaaaaacacagaagacaCAGAGCGGAAAACCGAGAGTCCGGATGAGGAGAAGTCCAACATGTCTGCGGAACCGGAACCGTGCGCAGTGTCGGACCCCGCACAGCAGCCGTCAGAGGCGGCGAcggtagcagcagcagcagcagcagcagcagcagcagcagcggacACGGACACTGGAAGCAGTCAGCTGTCCGGGCCTGCACCAGCAGAGACGGCACCCACGAGTTCAGAAGTCCTGCCACAGAAGAAGGATCGGATGGCTCCAAGTGGGAAACAAAATCCAGTCATTCCGCTTGGAAAACCCAAATCGGGAAGAGTGTGGAAAGACCGCAGCAAGCAGAG GTTCTCTGCATTGGTCATAGATAAACCACTGCGCTCCTCCTGGGAGAAGAAGATGCAGGCCAAGCGAGAGAAGGATCTGGTGAAACAGTATTCTTTGCAGCTTAAAGAGGAGAAAGCCAGACAGAAGGAG gaaaagaggaaaaggagggaaGAGAATCTGAAACGTCGGGCGGAGAATGAACGCAAGGCAGAGATTGTGCAAGTG ATCCGAAATACAGCAAAGAtcaagaggatgaagaagaaacaaCTCAGAAAAATTGAGAAGAGAGACACTCTGGCTCTGCTGCAGAAGTCACAGACACAGAATGTAAAAGCCAAAGGGCAAAAAAACAGCAAGGTTTGA
- the glb1 gene encoding beta-galactosidase isoform X1, with protein MSLFRAGCTLLLLVVLVFGQALSAPRSFSVDYKSDCFRKDGEEFRYISGSIHYSRIPRVYWKDRLLKMYMAGLNAIQTYIPWNYHEETPGLYNFSGDRDVEYFLKLAQDIGLLVILRPGPYICAEWDMGGLPAWLLRKKDIVLRSSDPDYIAAVDKWMGKLLPMIQPFLYQNGGPIITVQVENEYGSYFACDYNYLRHLLKLFRSHLGEQVVLFTTDGAGINYLKCGSMQDLYATVDFGPGANVTAAFEVQRHAEPHGPLVNSEFYTGWLDHWGSPHSIVPSTAVAKSLNEILAVGANVNLYMFIGGTNFGYWNGANALYDAQPTSYDYDAPLTEAGDLTEKYFAIREVINMYRKVPEGPIPPSTPKYAYGAVQMKQLQTITEALEKLSFSGPVKSTYPQTFTELNQAFGYMLYRTILPVNCSTPTPLSSPLNGVHDRAYVSVDGVPMGVLERNTATTVNVTGKAGSQVDMLVENMGRINYGKNINDFKGLVSNLTLGADILTGWTMYSLSIDEAVSQGLLGKKEPTSTDPPQPAALAPPTFYGGSLIIPDGIPDLPQDTYIKLPKWKKGQVWINGFNLGRYWPARGPQVTLFVPANILSTAAPNNVTVLELEEAPCSSGPCTVEFTATAILNATVHSDHRRLLSKEDLLS; from the exons ATGTCTCTGTTCAGAGCTGGATGCACACTGCTACTGCTGGTGGTATTGGTCTTTGGACAGGCT CTCAGCGCACCTCGTTCGTTCAGCGTGGACTACAAGAGTGACTGCTTTCGGAAAGATGGGGAAGAGTTTCGTTACATATCTGGGAGCATCCACTACAGCAGGATCCCCAGAGTCTACTGGAAAGATCGACTGCTGAAGATGTACATGGCAGGACTGAATGCCATCCAGAC GTACATTCCCTGGAACTACCACGAAGAGACTCCGGGCCTGTACAATTTTAGTGGAGACAGGGATGTGGAGTATTTCCTTAAGCTTGCCCAAGACATTGGTTTACTGGTCATCCTGCGACCCGGACCCTACATATGTGCAGAATGGGACATG GGTGGGCTGCCTGCTTGGCTCCTCAGGAAGAAAGACATTGTACTGCGGTCTTCAGATCCAG ATTACATTGCAGCAGTAGATAAGTGGATGGGAAAGTTACTGCCCATGATACAGCCTTTTCTCTACCAGAACGGTGGTCCTATCATCACTGTGCAG GTGGAAAATGAATACGGCAGTTATTTTGCCTGCGACTACAACTACTTGCGTCACCTGTTGAAGCTGTTCCGGTCTCACCTCGGGGAGCAGGTGGTGCTCTTCACCACAGATGGGGCTGGGATCAACTATCTCAAGTGTGGTTCAATGCAAGATCTCTATGCCACTGTAGACTTTGGGCCAG GTGCAAATGTAACTGCTGCGTTTGAAGTACAGAGACATGCTGAACCTCATGGACCTTTG GTGAATTCTGAATTTTACACCGGATGGCTGGACCACTGGGGATCACCTCACTCCATCGTGCCGTCCACAGCAGTGGCCAAGTCCCTGAATGAGATCCTGGCTGTGGGAGCCAACGTCAACCT GTACATGTTTATAGGAGGAACAAACTTTGGGTATTGGAATG GAGCCAATGCACTGTACGACGCTCAGCCCACGAGCTATGACTACGATGCCCCGCTCACAGAAGCAGGAGACCTCACGGAGAAGTACTTTGCCATCCGAGAGGTGATCAATATG TACCGTAAAGTACCAGAGGGACCAATACCACCATCAACTCCAAAGTATGCATATGGGGCTGTTCAGATGAAACAG CTCCAGACGATAACAGAGGCCTTAGAAAAACTGTCTTTCTCTGGTCCAGTCAAAAGCACATATCCTCAGACTTTCACTGAACTGAACCAG GCTTTTGGTTACATGCTGTACAGAACTATTCTGCCTGTTAACTGCAGCACACCAACCCCATTGTCATCCCCACTGAACGGGGTCCATGATAGAGCGTATGTCTCAGTGGACGGG GTTCCCATGGGGGTTCTTGAAAGGAACACAGCCACAACTGTAAATGTGACTGGGAAGGCTGGCAGTCAGGTGGACATGCTGGTGGAGAACATGGGCCGAATCAACTATGGAAAAAACATCAATGACTTTAAG GGTCTGGTGTCCAACCTGACCCTGGGTGCAGACATCCTCACTGGCTGGACTATGTACAGTCTCAGTATTGATGAAGCTGTCAGTCAGGGCCTCCTCGGGAAGAAAGAGCCCACATCAACAGACCCTCCGCAGCCTGCTGCTCTCGCTCCTCCAACCTTCTATGGGGGCAGCTTGATCATCCCTGATGGCATCCCAGATCTCCCTCAGGACACCTACATTAAGCTGCCCAAATGGAAGAAG GGTCAGGTCTGGATTAATGGCTTCAATCTGGGTCGTTACTGGCCAGCTCGAGGCCCTCAGGTGACGCTTTTCGTTCCTGCCAACATCCTCAGCACAGCCGCACCCAACAATGTGACTGTCCTGGAACTGGAAGAGGCTCCTTGCAGCTCGGGGCCCTGCACTGTTGAGTTCACTGCCACCGCCATCCTGAATGCAACAGTCCATTCTGACCACAGGAGACTACTTTCCAAAGAGGATTTATTGTCATGA
- the glb1 gene encoding beta-galactosidase isoform X2, which translates to MGGLPAWLLRKKDIVLRSSDPDYIAAVDKWMGKLLPMIQPFLYQNGGPIITVQVENEYGSYFACDYNYLRHLLKLFRSHLGEQVVLFTTDGAGINYLKCGSMQDLYATVDFGPGANVTAAFEVQRHAEPHGPLVNSEFYTGWLDHWGSPHSIVPSTAVAKSLNEILAVGANVNLYMFIGGTNFGYWNGANALYDAQPTSYDYDAPLTEAGDLTEKYFAIREVINMYRKVPEGPIPPSTPKYAYGAVQMKQLQTITEALEKLSFSGPVKSTYPQTFTELNQAFGYMLYRTILPVNCSTPTPLSSPLNGVHDRAYVSVDGVPMGVLERNTATTVNVTGKAGSQVDMLVENMGRINYGKNINDFKGLVSNLTLGADILTGWTMYSLSIDEAVSQGLLGKKEPTSTDPPQPAALAPPTFYGGSLIIPDGIPDLPQDTYIKLPKWKKGQVWINGFNLGRYWPARGPQVTLFVPANILSTAAPNNVTVLELEEAPCSSGPCTVEFTATAILNATVHSDHRRLLSKEDLLS; encoded by the exons ATG GGTGGGCTGCCTGCTTGGCTCCTCAGGAAGAAAGACATTGTACTGCGGTCTTCAGATCCAG ATTACATTGCAGCAGTAGATAAGTGGATGGGAAAGTTACTGCCCATGATACAGCCTTTTCTCTACCAGAACGGTGGTCCTATCATCACTGTGCAG GTGGAAAATGAATACGGCAGTTATTTTGCCTGCGACTACAACTACTTGCGTCACCTGTTGAAGCTGTTCCGGTCTCACCTCGGGGAGCAGGTGGTGCTCTTCACCACAGATGGGGCTGGGATCAACTATCTCAAGTGTGGTTCAATGCAAGATCTCTATGCCACTGTAGACTTTGGGCCAG GTGCAAATGTAACTGCTGCGTTTGAAGTACAGAGACATGCTGAACCTCATGGACCTTTG GTGAATTCTGAATTTTACACCGGATGGCTGGACCACTGGGGATCACCTCACTCCATCGTGCCGTCCACAGCAGTGGCCAAGTCCCTGAATGAGATCCTGGCTGTGGGAGCCAACGTCAACCT GTACATGTTTATAGGAGGAACAAACTTTGGGTATTGGAATG GAGCCAATGCACTGTACGACGCTCAGCCCACGAGCTATGACTACGATGCCCCGCTCACAGAAGCAGGAGACCTCACGGAGAAGTACTTTGCCATCCGAGAGGTGATCAATATG TACCGTAAAGTACCAGAGGGACCAATACCACCATCAACTCCAAAGTATGCATATGGGGCTGTTCAGATGAAACAG CTCCAGACGATAACAGAGGCCTTAGAAAAACTGTCTTTCTCTGGTCCAGTCAAAAGCACATATCCTCAGACTTTCACTGAACTGAACCAG GCTTTTGGTTACATGCTGTACAGAACTATTCTGCCTGTTAACTGCAGCACACCAACCCCATTGTCATCCCCACTGAACGGGGTCCATGATAGAGCGTATGTCTCAGTGGACGGG GTTCCCATGGGGGTTCTTGAAAGGAACACAGCCACAACTGTAAATGTGACTGGGAAGGCTGGCAGTCAGGTGGACATGCTGGTGGAGAACATGGGCCGAATCAACTATGGAAAAAACATCAATGACTTTAAG GGTCTGGTGTCCAACCTGACCCTGGGTGCAGACATCCTCACTGGCTGGACTATGTACAGTCTCAGTATTGATGAAGCTGTCAGTCAGGGCCTCCTCGGGAAGAAAGAGCCCACATCAACAGACCCTCCGCAGCCTGCTGCTCTCGCTCCTCCAACCTTCTATGGGGGCAGCTTGATCATCCCTGATGGCATCCCAGATCTCCCTCAGGACACCTACATTAAGCTGCCCAAATGGAAGAAG GGTCAGGTCTGGATTAATGGCTTCAATCTGGGTCGTTACTGGCCAGCTCGAGGCCCTCAGGTGACGCTTTTCGTTCCTGCCAACATCCTCAGCACAGCCGCACCCAACAATGTGACTGTCCTGGAACTGGAAGAGGCTCCTTGCAGCTCGGGGCCCTGCACTGTTGAGTTCACTGCCACCGCCATCCTGAATGCAACAGTCCATTCTGACCACAGGAGACTACTTTCCAAAGAGGATTTATTGTCATGA